From Bacillus thermozeamaize, one genomic window encodes:
- a CDS encoding ribosomal protein L11 methyltransferase, translating to MKWAEIRIHTSAEASEAVANIFHEAGVNGVVIEDSAALDRSWEDRFGEIYQLEPNDFPDEGVIIKAYLPDTPSLEDKIQAIQREFLALQEHGLSLGPKQLSVVKISQADWENEWKKYYKPLAITERITIKPLWEPYTRKHEKELVIEMDPGMAFGTGSHPSTILSIRALEKHVQTGHEVVDIGCGSGILSVVAAKLGAKKVLALDLDEVAVEATRQNARLNHLADRIEVRQNNLLDDVKGNYDVVVANIIAEVIIRLASAVPARLKAGGCFIASGIIAAKKEEVLVALEQAGFRRFEDERLDDWVAICARV from the coding sequence ATGAAATGGGCGGAAATTCGCATACATACATCAGCGGAAGCTTCTGAAGCGGTGGCCAACATCTTCCATGAGGCGGGAGTAAATGGGGTGGTCATCGAGGATTCGGCGGCACTGGATCGATCGTGGGAAGACAGGTTTGGGGAAATCTATCAGTTGGAACCAAATGACTTCCCGGATGAGGGCGTGATCATCAAAGCGTATCTCCCCGATACCCCTTCGCTTGAAGATAAAATTCAAGCCATCCAAAGAGAATTTTTGGCTTTGCAAGAGCACGGCCTCTCCTTGGGACCCAAGCAGCTTAGCGTCGTCAAAATCAGCCAGGCCGACTGGGAAAATGAATGGAAGAAATATTACAAACCGCTTGCGATCACAGAACGCATTACGATCAAGCCCCTTTGGGAACCGTACACCCGAAAGCACGAAAAGGAATTGGTCATTGAAATGGATCCGGGCATGGCGTTTGGAACGGGATCCCATCCCAGCACCATCCTCTCCATTCGTGCCCTGGAAAAACACGTGCAAACGGGTCACGAAGTGGTAGATATCGGATGCGGCAGCGGCATTCTCAGTGTCGTGGCAGCCAAGCTGGGTGCCAAAAAGGTTTTGGCCCTCGATCTGGATGAAGTGGCAGTGGAGGCAACGCGTCAAAATGCACGCCTGAACCACCTTGCCGACCGGATTGAGGTCAGGCAAAACAATCTTCTGGATGATGTGAAGGGGAACTATGATGTGGTGGTCGCCAACATCATCGCGGAAGTGATTATCCGCTTGGCATCCGCTGTTCCGGCGCGCCTGAAGGCAGGCGGCTGCTTTATCGCCTCCGGGATCATCGCCGCGAAAAAGGAAGAGGTCTTGGTGGCGTTAGAGCAGGCAGGATTCCGACGCTTTGAAGATGAAAGGCTGGATGATTGGGTGGCAATCTGTGCCAGGGTCTGA
- a CDS encoding glycine dehydrogenase (aminomethyl-transferring) — MGFRYLPTTESDRKEMLEAIGVSGIDELFAEIPETIRMRGDLGIPKALSEPELHRYFNRLAGKNLDFDKVVSFLGAGMYEHHIPAVVSHLLSRGEFYTAYTPYQPEISQGELQAMFEFQSMICELTGMEVANSSMYDGATALAEAAGLACVATRRKKVLVSRSVHPEAKAVLRTYLRGMGFFLEEIPYVQEGPDSGRTSLDDCTSRVDETTAAVILQSPNFFGIIEDGEAFARLIHDKGGLMIALVNPITLGLLKPPGAWGADLVVGEAQPLGIPVSFGGPSCGFFAARQEHLRRLPGRIVGQTVDRDGKRGFVLTLQAREQHIRREKATSNICSNQALNALAAAIYLSAMGRQGMVEVGRLNVQKAHYARQKLSAVPGVESRFAAPFFNEFVLKLPKPVEEVSRSLLKEGILPGYDLGRDYPELSDHLLVAVTEVRTKEEIDHFVTALEGLV, encoded by the coding sequence GTGGGTTTTCGCTACCTGCCGACTACAGAGTCGGATCGCAAAGAGATGCTGGAGGCGATCGGTGTCTCCGGCATTGACGAACTGTTTGCGGAAATTCCCGAAACCATCCGCATGCGCGGGGATTTGGGGATTCCCAAGGCGCTTTCTGAACCGGAGCTGCACCGCTATTTCAACCGTCTGGCGGGCAAAAATCTGGATTTTGACAAAGTGGTCTCTTTTCTGGGGGCGGGGATGTACGAACACCACATTCCGGCCGTGGTCAGCCATCTCCTTTCCCGCGGCGAATTTTACACGGCCTACACGCCATACCAGCCGGAGATCAGTCAGGGTGAGCTGCAGGCGATGTTTGAATTCCAGTCGATGATCTGCGAGCTGACCGGAATGGAAGTGGCCAATTCTTCGATGTATGACGGAGCGACGGCTTTGGCGGAAGCGGCAGGCCTGGCCTGTGTGGCGACGCGCCGGAAAAAGGTGCTCGTCTCGCGGTCCGTCCACCCGGAAGCCAAGGCCGTTTTGCGCACTTACCTGCGCGGGATGGGATTTTTTCTCGAGGAGATCCCGTATGTACAGGAGGGGCCTGATTCAGGGAGAACCTCTCTCGACGACTGCACTTCCCGGGTTGATGAAACGACAGCGGCCGTGATCCTGCAGTCCCCCAACTTTTTCGGCATCATCGAAGACGGGGAAGCATTTGCCCGCCTCATCCACGACAAAGGGGGACTGATGATTGCCTTGGTCAACCCGATCACGCTGGGGCTGCTCAAACCGCCGGGAGCATGGGGGGCCGATCTGGTCGTCGGAGAGGCCCAGCCGCTTGGCATTCCTGTTTCCTTTGGCGGTCCGAGTTGCGGTTTTTTCGCGGCCAGACAGGAACACCTGCGACGGCTTCCAGGCCGGATCGTCGGGCAGACGGTGGATCGGGATGGGAAAAGGGGTTTTGTCCTGACGTTGCAGGCACGCGAACAGCACATACGAAGGGAAAAGGCCACCTCCAACATTTGTTCCAACCAGGCGTTGAACGCCTTGGCAGCAGCCATTTACTTGTCGGCGATGGGCAGACAGGGGATGGTGGAGGTGGGGAGATTGAACGTGCAGAAAGCCCACTACGCGCGCCAAAAGCTGTCCGCCGTTCCTGGCGTGGAGAGCCGTTTTGCCGCACCGTTTTTCAACGAGTTTGTCCTGAAGCTGCCCAAGCCGGTCGAGGAGGTCAGCCGGAGCTTGCTGAAGGAAGGCATCCTGCCCGGCTACGATCTGGGACGCGATTATCCGGAACTGTCCGATCATTTGCTGGTAGCTGTCACGGAAGTTCGGACAAAAGAGGAAATTGACCATTTTGTCACGGCATTGGAGGGATTGGTATGA
- a CDS encoding ATP-dependent helicase — translation MPIRFSLEWLDSFRQRVEEDGPWHSWEMFQLAFEAAEQTAVRSFEELQCLMHLPHLTPYPHQLDTAKKVLNQMRGRAILADEVGLGKTIEAGLIIKEYLIRGLAKKVLILVPASLVLQWTRELNQKFHIPAVAYKKPYMWDYADILVVSMDTAKREPNRQKVLDTPFDILVIDEAHKLKNPKTINYQFVSQINKKYCLLLTATPLQNNLKELFNLITLLKPGQLGTQSRFAQEFMAGERLPKNETELQKRLSHVMIRNRRSEESIPFPDRRVESIYLDLSPEERELYDAVTQFVRNQSPLKTGTRPSVFSLITLQREVCSSRDAVFVTLVNLFKKLPEDSPLRADIFRLVDVAKQVKHHTKGQKAIELVKEIGDKVIIFTEYRATQEFLIRLLTEQGIRSVPFRGGFNRGKKDWMKDLFQNRAQVLVATEAGGEGINLQFCHHIINYDLPWNPMRLEQRIGRVHRLGQTHDVQIYNLTTKDTIEAHILHLLYEKINLFEMVIGELDEILERLHLSKTFEKRLTDILLKAADDAALTEELSALGQRVKEAQRQSRIR, via the coding sequence ATCCCGATCCGCTTTTCGCTGGAATGGCTGGATTCCTTTCGTCAACGGGTGGAAGAGGATGGCCCCTGGCACTCCTGGGAAATGTTCCAGCTGGCTTTTGAAGCGGCCGAACAGACCGCAGTCCGCTCTTTTGAGGAATTGCAATGCCTGATGCACCTTCCCCATCTCACGCCCTATCCCCATCAACTGGATACGGCGAAAAAGGTTTTGAACCAGATGCGCGGACGGGCCATCCTGGCTGACGAAGTGGGTCTGGGAAAGACCATTGAAGCCGGACTGATCATCAAGGAATACTTGATCCGGGGACTGGCCAAAAAAGTGCTGATCCTGGTTCCCGCCTCGCTCGTCCTGCAATGGACGCGGGAGTTGAACCAGAAATTTCACATCCCGGCTGTCGCCTACAAAAAACCGTACATGTGGGATTACGCCGACATCCTCGTGGTTTCCATGGATACCGCCAAACGCGAACCCAACCGGCAAAAGGTGCTGGATACCCCGTTCGACATACTGGTCATCGACGAGGCGCACAAGCTGAAAAACCCGAAAACCATCAACTATCAATTTGTCAGCCAAATCAACAAAAAATATTGCCTGCTGCTCACGGCAACGCCGCTGCAAAATAACCTCAAAGAGCTGTTCAACCTGATCACCTTGCTCAAACCGGGACAATTGGGAACACAGAGCCGGTTTGCCCAAGAATTTATGGCGGGGGAACGTCTCCCGAAAAACGAAACGGAACTTCAAAAACGCCTGTCCCATGTCATGATTCGCAACCGCCGCAGCGAAGAATCGATTCCTTTTCCGGATCGGCGGGTGGAAAGCATCTACCTGGACCTCTCCCCTGAAGAACGGGAGTTGTATGATGCAGTCACCCAGTTTGTGCGCAACCAGTCGCCGCTTAAAACCGGCACGCGCCCCAGCGTTTTTTCCTTAATCACGCTGCAGCGTGAGGTCTGCAGCAGCCGGGATGCAGTCTTTGTCACCCTGGTCAATCTGTTCAAGAAACTGCCTGAAGACTCACCTTTGCGGGCAGACATCTTCCGGCTCGTCGATGTGGCCAAGCAGGTCAAGCATCACACCAAGGGCCAAAAAGCGATTGAACTGGTGAAAGAAATCGGCGACAAGGTGATCATCTTCACCGAGTACCGGGCGACACAAGAATTTCTCATTCGCCTGCTCACGGAGCAAGGGATTCGCTCCGTCCCGTTCCGCGGCGGCTTCAACCGGGGAAAAAAGGACTGGATGAAAGACCTGTTTCAAAACCGCGCCCAGGTATTGGTGGCGACAGAGGCGGGCGGTGAGGGAATCAATCTGCAGTTTTGCCACCATATCATCAATTACGACCTGCCATGGAATCCGATGCGTCTCGAACAGCGCATCGGGCGTGTTCACCGGCTGGGCCAAACACACGACGTCCAAATCTACAATCTCACGACCAAAGACACGATTGAAGCGCATATCCTCCATCTCCTCTATGAGAAAATCAACCTCTTCGAGATGGTCATCGGCGAACTGGATGAGATCCTGGAACGCCTCCACTTATCTAAAACCTTTGAAAAACGCCTCACCGACATCCTGCTCAAGGCGGCGGATGACGCCGCCCTGACAGAAGAATTAAGCGCGCTCGGCCAACGGGTAAAGGAGGCGCAACGTCAGTCCCGAATCAGGTGA
- a CDS encoding capsular biosynthesis protein, with amino-acid sequence MIRLALHRTLLLFLLLFSLVIGGCGFLEKDDRSQAPPIAEKESAKPQSKPPQPQTQREPPEPQVRVSRATLAAVGDILLHRSVIRDAQKGDTYDFNKMFARVKPYLESADITFANQESLMGGSHLGLSGYPRFNSPLEIGDTLKWAGVDVVSMANNHVLDRGEQGILRSIGRWVELGMVYVGANKDEADRARIRTIERNGILFSFLAYTYGTNGIPVPEGKSYLVNLIDRDQIAADIAKARESSDVVVVSLHFGNEYVRMPSQEQRELAQFVADQGAHVILGHHPHVLQPLEVLHSVQGHQALAIYSLGNFIAAQDKLHCQIGGILQVEVEKRESPDHTTIQIHSPAFLPTYIHFKNWKGYTIIPMDQLTDAELPNAKQHLHEIQSHLSRYVPNLQLIATKGQ; translated from the coding sequence ATGATTCGTCTGGCGTTGCATCGTACGTTACTTTTGTTTTTGCTGCTGTTTTCGCTTGTCATAGGGGGATGCGGCTTTTTGGAGAAAGATGATCGGTCGCAAGCACCACCCATTGCCGAGAAGGAATCAGCCAAGCCGCAGAGCAAACCTCCTCAACCACAAACGCAGCGCGAACCTCCTGAACCGCAAGTCCGGGTCAGCCGTGCCACGCTGGCAGCGGTCGGAGATATCCTGCTTCATCGCTCCGTGATTCGGGATGCCCAAAAGGGGGACACTTACGACTTCAACAAGATGTTCGCGCGGGTCAAACCATACCTGGAGAGCGCGGATATCACGTTTGCCAACCAGGAGTCGCTCATGGGAGGCAGTCATCTCGGCCTGTCGGGGTATCCCCGCTTCAACAGTCCGCTTGAAATCGGCGACACCTTGAAGTGGGCCGGGGTAGACGTGGTTTCGATGGCCAATAACCACGTGTTGGATCGGGGGGAACAGGGGATTCTGCGTTCGATTGGCCGGTGGGTTGAGCTGGGAATGGTGTACGTCGGCGCCAACAAAGATGAAGCAGATCGGGCCCGGATTCGCACGATCGAGCGGAACGGCATCCTCTTTTCCTTTTTGGCTTACACATACGGCACAAACGGGATTCCAGTTCCTGAGGGAAAAAGCTACCTCGTCAACCTGATCGACCGAGACCAGATCGCTGCGGACATTGCGAAAGCCAGGGAAAGCTCTGACGTGGTTGTGGTCAGCCTGCATTTTGGGAACGAATATGTGCGGATGCCGAGCCAAGAACAAAGAGAACTGGCCCAGTTTGTGGCGGATCAGGGGGCGCACGTGATTTTGGGACACCATCCGCACGTCCTGCAACCGTTGGAAGTTTTGCACAGCGTGCAGGGCCATCAGGCGTTGGCCATCTATTCATTAGGCAACTTTATCGCCGCCCAGGACAAATTGCATTGCCAGATTGGCGGCATCCTGCAGGTGGAAGTAGAGAAGAGAGAGTCTCCCGATCACACCACCATCCAGATTCACTCGCCAGCTTTTCTTCCGACTTATATTCACTTCAAAAACTGGAAGGGCTATACCATTATCCCGATGGATCAGCTTACCGATGCGGAACTGCCCAATGCAAAGCAGCATCTTCATGAGATACAGAGCCACCTTTCGCGATATGTCCCCAACCTGCAGCTTATCGCTACAAAGGGGCAATGA
- a CDS encoding glycine cleavage system protein T, protein MEGLQKTPLFSLYERYGGKVVDFHGWSLPVQFSGILKEHQAVRTRAGLFDVSHMGRLEVRGPGALSLLNHLVTNQLEGLAVNRSCYTPLCSPDGGTVDDTLVYRMGEEHFLLVVNAANREKDLAWIQTHATGGHSARGVTKHADPTAGVSVADRTNEWALLAFQGPLAAPLLQSLTDADLSKVAPFAFLQHVRVADIPVAMLSRTGYTGEDGFELMVRHEDAARLWERLLEAGEPHGVIPCGLGARDTLRFEAGLPLYGQELSPEISPLEAGLGFAVKWEKGEFIGREALLRQKEEGVPRRLVGLEMLDKGIPRTGYPVFAGDRQIGRITSGTYAPTLKKNLGMALIRWEYAQMGQHLEVEVRGKRLRAQAVKKPFYRRQADRSR, encoded by the coding sequence ATGGAGGGATTGCAAAAGACGCCTCTTTTCTCGTTATATGAGCGTTATGGCGGAAAGGTCGTGGATTTTCACGGCTGGTCCCTGCCGGTGCAGTTTTCGGGGATCTTGAAAGAGCACCAAGCCGTACGTACGCGTGCCGGATTGTTCGACGTCTCACACATGGGCAGGCTGGAGGTGAGAGGACCGGGTGCCTTGTCCCTTTTGAATCACCTGGTGACCAACCAGCTGGAAGGTTTGGCGGTCAACCGGTCCTGTTACACCCCGCTCTGCAGCCCGGACGGGGGCACGGTGGATGATACGCTGGTTTACCGTATGGGAGAGGAGCATTTTCTGCTGGTGGTCAATGCGGCCAATCGAGAAAAGGATCTGGCCTGGATTCAGACTCATGCAACGGGTGGCCACTCAGCACGAGGTGTGACGAAGCATGCCGATCCGACTGCCGGTGTATCTGTCGCAGACCGCACCAACGAGTGGGCGTTGCTGGCCTTTCAGGGGCCTCTGGCCGCTCCGCTGCTGCAAAGCCTGACCGATGCCGATCTTTCAAAAGTGGCGCCGTTTGCGTTTTTGCAGCATGTGCGCGTGGCGGATATACCGGTGGCCATGCTGTCCCGCACCGGGTATACCGGGGAAGACGGTTTCGAACTGATGGTCAGGCATGAAGACGCTGCGCGGTTGTGGGAGCGGCTGCTTGAGGCAGGGGAGCCGCACGGGGTCATTCCCTGCGGCCTGGGCGCCCGGGATACGCTTCGGTTTGAAGCCGGGTTGCCTCTGTATGGGCAGGAGCTGTCGCCCGAGATCAGTCCGCTGGAGGCGGGGCTGGGTTTTGCCGTGAAGTGGGAGAAAGGCGAGTTTATCGGCCGCGAGGCGCTTCTGCGGCAGAAAGAGGAGGGCGTTCCCAGGAGGCTGGTGGGACTGGAGATGCTGGACAAGGGGATCCCCCGCACCGGGTATCCTGTTTTCGCCGGGGACCGGCAAATTGGCCGGATCACCAGCGGGACCTATGCCCCCACGCTGAAGAAAAACCTCGGGATGGCCCTGATTCGGTGGGAATATGCGCAAATGGGCCAGCATCTGGAGGTGGAGGTGCGGGGGAAGAGACTGCGGGCCCAGGCGGTGAAAAAGCCGTTTTACCGGCGTCAAGCCGATCGTTCACGTTGA